From Falco cherrug isolate bFalChe1 chromosome 4, bFalChe1.pri, whole genome shotgun sequence, one genomic window encodes:
- the ATP6V0C gene encoding V-type proton ATPase 16 kDa proteolipid subunit c: MSSGASPEYASFFAVMGASAAMVFSALGAAYGTAKSGTGIAAMSVMRPELIMKSIIPVVMAGIIAIYGLVVAVLIANALSPSITLFKSFLQLGAGLSVGLSGLAAGFAIGIVGDAGVRGTAQQPRLFVGMILILIFAEVLGLYGLIVALILSTK, translated from the exons ATGTCCTCCGGCGCCAGCCCCGAGTACGCCTCCTTCTTCGCCGTCATGGGCGCCTCGGCTGCCATGGTCTTCAGCG cctTGGGAGCTGCATATGGAACGGCAAAGAGTGGCACGGGTATTGCAGCCATGTCTGTTATGAGGCCTGAGCTCATCATGAAGTCAATCATCCCTGTTGTCATGGCGGGTATTATAGCTATCTATGGCCTCGTAGTGGCAGTCCTTATTGCCAATGCCCTCTCACCTTCTATCACACTATTCAA GAGCTTTCTTCAGCTGGGTGCTGGCTTGAGTGTGGGCCTCAGTGGTCTGGCTGCTGGCTTTGCCATTGGCATTGTGGGTGATGCAGGTGTACGGggaacagcacagcagcccaggTTATTTGTGGGCATGATCCTGATTTTGATCTTTGCTGAAGTCTTGGGTCTCTATGGCCTCATTGTTGCCCTTATCCTCTCCACAAAGTAA